A genomic region of Salvelinus namaycush isolate Seneca chromosome 7, SaNama_1.0, whole genome shotgun sequence contains the following coding sequences:
- the LOC120050835 gene encoding leucine-rich repeat-containing protein 3-like — protein MATPCPKSCHCSERNGVVVQCVSRSLDQIPPDLPEDTVTLLLSSNRISHIPNQAFKDLRRLKELDLSHNHIESIDAGAFLGVSEGLRSLDLSNNQLRSVPKETFTKLSARIRLSNNPWHCECSLQEVLRELRLDPETVNEVSCHTSVQDEYAGRPVIQVLDSGINFCNFHHKTTDVAMFVTMFCWFAMVITYVIYYVRHNQEDARRHMEYLKSLPSSSQISKDFDTASTVL, from the coding sequence ATGGCGACACCGTGCCCCAAGAGCTGCCACTGCTCGGAGAGGAACGGTGTGGTGGTGCAGTGCGTCTCCCGGAGCCTTGACCAGATCCCCCCGGACCTACCGGAAGACACCGTCACCCTCCTGCTCTCGTCCAACCGGATCAGCCACATCCCCAACCAGGCCTTCAAGGACCTCCGCCGCCTCAAGGAACTGGACCTGTCGCATAACCACATCGAGAGTATCGACGCAGGGGCCTTCCTGGGGGTCTCCGAGGGACTTCGCTCCCTGGACctctccaacaaccagctccgcAGCGTCCCCAAGGAGACCTTCACCAAGCTGAGTGCCCGTATAAGACTCTCCAACAACCCCTGGCACTGCGAGTGTTCCCTCCAGGAGGTACTGAGGGAGCTGAGGCTGGACCCTGAGACGGTCAACGAGGTGAGCTGCCACACCTCTGTCCAGGACGAGTACGCCGGCCGGCCCGTCATTCAGGTCCTGGACTCTGGCATCAACTTCTGTAACTTCCACCACAAGACCACCGACGTGGCCATGTTCGTGACCATGTTCTGCTGGTTCGCCATGGTGATCACCTACGTCATCTACTACGTCAGGCACAACCAGGAGGACGCGAGGAGACACATGGAGTACCTCAAGTCTCTACCAAGCTCCTCCCAGATCAGCAAGGACTTTGACACAGCCAGCACTGTGCTCTAG